The Astatotilapia calliptera chromosome 17, fAstCal1.2, whole genome shotgun sequence genome has a segment encoding these proteins:
- the LOC113009331 gene encoding neuroepithelial cell-transforming gene 1 protein-like, producing the protein MVAYDEVGSLVPIKRTLQVTDCQNQANKELEEPSNKHVRSLGRVTSLANLISPVKNGVFRRFAQTIKASFWGDGKLPGMPQKPCSKAAAPTPPKRRNSTLWSETLDIHQKGTFSTKEIKRQEAIFELFRGEQHLIEDLQLACKAYHDPMLKLSIMSEEELTHIFGNLDAYIPLHEDLLAQLSKATGPDRTVGQIGQIVISWLPRLNAYKDYCSNQLAAKALLDQKKQDPRVQDFLQRCLESPFSRKLDLWSFLDIPRSRLVKYPLLLKEILRHTPAEHPDAASLQEAITVIQGVLSDINKKKGESECQYYIDKLEYLDDRQRDARIERCKSLLCHGELRNKSGTKLHVFLFTDLLILTRPVTRNERQCFQVYRQPIAVQDLVLEDLQDGDVRMGGFFRGAFSNADKAKNIFRVRSQDPSQAQSHTLQVNDVFHKQQWLNCLRSAIAVHRPLSEPSSPSPPTGSVRSKRRPSSVSAIIHMEEADENYPQPGSQSAPTSLCNSPTTASSSTTSPSPHSPSSSTTSVSSTSSSPTTHKTKKDKKALCSLGKRKETMV; encoded by the exons ATGGTGGCTTACGATGAAGTGGGTAGCTTGGTGCCTATCAAACGGACTCTGCAAGTGACAGACTGCCAGAACCAGGCCAACAAGGAGTTAGAG GAACCCAGCAACAAGCACGTCCGTTCTCTCGGCAGGGTGACGTCGCTAGCCAACCTCATTTCTCCGGTAAAGAATGGGGTCTTCCGGCGCTTCGCCCAAACCATCAAG GCCTCTTTCTGGGGCGATGGCAAGTTGCCAGGCATGCCCCAGAAGCCTTGCAGCAAGGCAGCGGCCCCCACACCACCTAAAAGGAGGAAcagcaccttatggtccgagaCATTAGACATCCACCAGAAAGGAACTTTCTCCACCAAAGAGATCAAGCGGCAAGAG GCCATATTTGAGCTGTTTCGTGGAGAACAGCATCTGATTGAGGACCTGCAGCTTGCATGCAAG GCGTACCACGACCCGATGCTGAAGCTGTCCATCATGTCAGAGGAGGAGCTTACTCACATTTTCGGCAACTTGGATGCCTACATCCCACTGCACGAGGACCTTCTGGCGCAGCTCTCCAAAGCCACGGGGCCAGACAGGACCGTGGGCCAGATTGGGCAAATTGTTATTAGCTGG CTGCCCAGGCTCAATGCCTACAAAGACTACTGCAGTAACCAGCTGGCAGCCAAGGCGCTGCTGGACCAGAAGAAGCAAGACCCACGTGTGCAGGACTTCCTGCAGCGGTGCCTCGAGTCACCTTTTAGTCGGAAACTGGACCTGTGGAGCTTCCTGGACATTCCCAGATCCCGCCTGGTCAAGTACCCCCTACTGCTCAAGGAAATCCTGAGACACACTCCAGCAGAACACCCCGATGCTGCCAGCCTGCAGGAAGCT ATCACTGTCATCCAGGGAGTTttgtctgacatcaacaagaagAAAGGGGAGTCCGAGTGCCAGTACTACATCGACAAGCTGGAGTATCTGGACGACAGGCAGAGGGACGCTCGCATCGAACGGTGCAAGAGTCTTCTGTGTCACGGGGAGCTGCGCAACAAGAGCGGCACG AAGCTGCACGTGTTCCTGTTCACCGACCTGCTGATCCTGACCCGCCCCGTCACCAGGAACGAGCGCCAGTGCTTCCAGGTGTACCGGCAGCCAATCGCAGTGCAGGATCTGGTGCTGGAGGACCTGCAAGATGGCGATGTCAGAATGGGCGGCTTTTTCAGAGGAGCCTTCAGCAATGCAGACAAAG CCAAGAACATTTTCCGGGTACGTTCCCAAGACCCGAGCCAGGCACAGTCACACACTCTGCAGGTCAACGACGTCTTCCACAAGCAGCAGTGGCTCAACTGCCTCCGTAGTGCCATTGCCGTCCACCGGCCTCTGAGCGAGCCCTCCAGCCCcagcccgcctacaggcagcgTCCGTTCCAAGCGCCGCCCTTCCTCCGTTTCTGCCATCATCCACATGGAGGAAGCAGACGAGAACTACCCGCAGCCAGGCTCTCAGTCGGCCcccacctcactgtgcaacagCCCCACCACGGCGTCGTCGTCCACGACGTCCCCTTCGCCTCACTCCCCGTCGTCGTCCACGACGTCCGTGTCATCGACGTCATCCTCACCCACGACACATAAAaccaaaaaggacaagaagGCTCTGTGTTCTTTAGGGAAGAGAAAAGAGACGATGGTGTGA
- the LOC113009332 gene encoding neuroepithelial cell-transforming gene 1 protein-like yields MVAYDEVGSLVPIKRTLQVTDCQNQANKELEEPSNKHVRSLGRVTSLANLISPVKNGVFRRFAQTIKASFWGDGKLPGMPQKPCSKAAAPTPPKRRNSTLWSETLDIHQKGTFSTKEIKRQEAIFELFRGEQHLIEDLQLACKAYHDPMLKLSIMSEEELTHIFGNLDAYIPLHEDLLAQLSKATGPDRTVGQIGQIVISWLPRLNAYKDYCSNQLAAKALLDQKKQDPRVQDFLQRCLESPFSRKLDLWSFLDIPRSRLVKYPLLLKEILRHTPAEHPDAASLQEAITVIQGVLSDINKKKGESECQYYIDKLEYLDDRQRDARIERCKSLLCHGELRNKSGTKLHVFLFTDLLILTRPVTRNERQCFQVYRQPIAVQDLVLEDLQDGDVRMGGFFRGAFSNADKAKNIFRVRSQDPSQAQSHTLQVNDVFHKQQWLNCLRSAIAVHRPLSEPSSPSPPTGSVRSKRRPSSVSAIIHMEEADENYPQPGSQSAPASLCNSPTTASPSPRSPPSSTTSVSSTSSSPTTHKTKKDKKALCSLGKRKETMV; encoded by the exons ATGGTGGCTTACGATGAAGTGGGTAGCTTGGTGCCTATCAAACGGACTCTGCAAGTGACAGACTGCCAGAACCAGGCCAACAAGGAGTTAGAG GAACCCAGCAACAAGCACGTCCGTTCTCTCGGCAGGGTGACGTCGCTAGCCAACCTCATTTCTCCGGTAAAGAATGGGGTCTTCCGGCGCTTCGCCCAAACCATCAAG GCCTCTTTCTGGGGCGATGGCAAGTTGCCAGGCATGCCCCAGAAGCCTTGCAGCAAGGCAGCGGCCCCCACACCACCTAAAAGGAGGAAcagcaccttatggtccgagaCATTAGACATCCACCAGAAAGGAACTTTCTCCACCAAAGAGATCAAGCGGCAAGAG GCCATATTTGAGCTGTTTCGTGGAGAACAGCATCTGATTGAGGACCTGCAGCTTGCATGCAAG GCGTACCACGACCCGATGCTGAAGCTGTCCATCATGTCAGAGGAGGAGCTTACTCACATTTTCGGCAACTTGGATGCCTACATCCCACTGCACGAGGACCTTCTGGCGCAGCTCTCCAAAGCCACGGGGCCAGACAGGACCGTGGGCCAGATTGGGCAAATTGTTATTAGCTGG CTGCCCAGGCTCAATGCCTACAAAGACTACTGCAGTAACCAGCTGGCAGCCAAGGCGCTGCTGGACCAGAAGAAGCAAGACCCACGTGTGCAGGACTTCCTGCAGCGGTGCCTCGAGTCACCTTTTAGTCGGAAACTGGACCTGTGGAGCTTCCTGGACATTCCCAGATCCCGCCTGGTCAAGTACCCCCTACTGCTCAAGGAAATCCTGAGACACACTCCAGCAGAACACCCCGATGCTGCCAGCCTGCAGGAAGCT ATCACTGTCATCCAGGGAGTTttgtctgacatcaacaagaagAAAGGGGAGTCCGAGTGCCAGTACTACATCGACAAGCTGGAGTATCTGGACGACAGGCAGAGGGACGCTCGCATCGAACGGTGCAAGAGTCTTCTGTGTCACGGGGAGCTGCGCAACAAGAGCGGCACG AAGCTGCACGTGTTCCTGTTCACCGACCTGCTGATCCTGACCCGCCCCGTCACCAGGAACGAGCGCCAGTGCTTCCAGGTGTACCGGCAGCCAATCGCAGTGCAGGATCTGGTGCTGGAGGACCTGCAAGATGGCGATGTCAGAATGGGCGGCTTTTTCAGAGGAGCCTTCAGCAATGCAGACAAAG CCAAGAACATTTTCCGGGTACGTTCCCAAGACCCGAGCCAGGCACAGTCACACACTCTGCAGGTCAACGACGTCTTCCACAAGCAGCAGTGGCTCAACTGCCTCCGTAGTGCCATTGCCGTCCACCGGCCTCTGAGCGAGCCCTCCAGCCCcagcccgcctacaggcagcgTCCGTTCCAAGCGCCGCCCTTCCTCCGTTTCTGCCATCATCCACATGGAGGAAGCAGACGAGAACTACCCGCAGCCAGGCTCTCAGTCGGCCCCCGCCTCACTGTGCAACAGCCCCACCACTGCGTCCCCTTCGCCTCGCTCCCCGCCGTCGTCCACGACGTCCGTGTCATCGACGTCATCCTCACCCACGACACATAAAaccaaaaaggacaagaagGCTCTGTGTTCTTTAGGGAAGAGAAAAGAGACGATGGTGTGA